The following are encoded together in the Oreochromis aureus strain Israel breed Guangdong linkage group 18, ZZ_aureus, whole genome shotgun sequence genome:
- the fcer1gl gene encoding Fc receptor, IgE, high affinity I, gamma polypeptide like, giving the protein MDICFILDGILILYGIILTVLYCRLRMRPSSSSSGSYSEKQPAGGGIYAGLTSQSTDTYETIRMDKKPIV; this is encoded by the exons ATGGATATATGTTTTATCCTGGATGGTATTCTCATCCTATATGGCATCATCCTCACTGTGCTGTACTGCAGACTGAGG ATGCGTCCATCCAGCAGCTCGTCTGGCAGTTACTCAGAG AAACAACCCGCCGGGGGAGGCATCTATGCG GGTCTGACCTCCCAAAGTACTGACACCTACGAGACcatcagaatggacaaaaagcCCATTGTCTGA